A genomic window from Salvelinus sp. IW2-2015 linkage group LG13, ASM291031v2, whole genome shotgun sequence includes:
- the LOC111972048 gene encoding LOW QUALITY PROTEIN: apoptosis-enhancing nuclease-like (The sequence of the model RefSeq protein was modified relative to this genomic sequence to represent the inferred CDS: deleted 3 bases in 3 codons): MARTMFEAGTSIGSKTHRNYWGLIYKYRYLSRKAMLLHTVENTRTWKKHQKNNKISNPGKGTEENIEMLDKLPERHTCLEVGSTLKPTDSWTNLVKCGVPIIVQGSLIAASGDNGVAKRQTSVGKTLVAAALSERWEVXSGFLSDASPPASGHRSSCHSTCPTNVVAIDCEMVGTGLGGRTSELARCSLVDYHGNVLYDKYIRPCQPVTDYRTRWSGIQXHHLQNALPLPEARXEILRILEGKVVIGHALYNDFQALDLTHPGHMIRDTSGTRLLRQLAGFPTXRCVSLKILTNGLLNRKIQVGRKGHSSVEDALASLDLYKLVEREWEQDMRERMRDWDVGTLPDPATSNHYMQDQYWPEDLTEDSR, from the exons ATGGCAAGAACAATGTTTGAAGCAGGGACTTCAATTGGAAGTAAAACCCATCGCAATTATTGGGGACTGATCTACAAGTATAGATATTTATCCCGGAAAGCCATGCTCCTCCATACTGTAGAGAACACAAGAACATGGAAGAAGCATCAAAAGAATAATAAAATCAGCAATCCGGGGAAAGGGACAGAGGAAAACATTGAAATGCTGGACAAATTACCTGAGAGGCACACCTGTCTAGAAGTTGGTAGCACCCTAAAACCCACAGACTCATGGACTAATTTGGTTAAATGTGGAGTA CCCATTATTGTACAGGGTTCGCTGATAGCTGCTTCTGGGGACAACGGGGTAGCCAAGCGGCAGACTTCAGTAGGCAAAACGCTGGTTGCGGCTGCTTTGAGTGAACGATGGGAGGTGGYCAGTGGGTTCTTGTCTGATGCCAGCCCACCAGCTAGTGGACACCGTTCTTCCTGCCACAGCACGTGCCCGACCAATGTT GTGGCTATAGACTGTGAGATGGTTGGCACTGGGCTAGGTGGGCGCACTAGTGAACTGGCACGCTGTAGTTTGGTGGATTACCATGGCAACGTCCTG TACGATAAGTACATCCGTCCGTGCCAGCCTGTGACCGACTACAGGACCCGTTGGAGTGGCATCCAGASGCACCATTTACAGAACGCTCTGCCCTTRCCAGAGGCTAGGASCGAG ATACTACGAATACTGGAGGGGAAAGTAGTGATCGGCCACGCTCTGTATAACGACTTCCAGGCCTTAGACTTGACACACCCAGGTCACATGATCAGGGACACCAGTGGCACGCGTCTGCTCAGACAACTYGCTGGCTTCCCCACAAAMCGCTGCGTCTCACTCAAGATCCTGACAAACGGCCTCCTAAACAGGAAAATACAG GTTGGAAGAAAGGGCCACAGTTCAGTGGAGGATGCTCTGGCTTCTTTGGACCTGTATAAACTAGTGGAGAGGGAGTGGGAACAGGACAtgcgagagagaatgagggacTGGGACGTAGGCACTCTCCCAGACCCCGCTACCTCAAACCACTACATGCAGGACCAATACTGGCCAGAGGACTTGACTGAGGACAGTCGGTGA